One window of Robiginitalea biformata HTCC2501 genomic DNA carries:
- a CDS encoding N-6 DNA methylase, with protein MSKSENLENLALKALKAFRVVSTKPDDAFLLLYVLGCFRHYVKLQFTSEKSSYTSGLALFPNRNDQGELSFTQTRLLLLPNYELPDFLRDTYRIFERRIENFQLSESKELLKKLEDLYLNLPPALYAKAFETLLEKIVKGVERKRGEIMLPSEIAKFLINISNLHGGKRVFNPFAGLGSFGIFLNDSTINYHGQEIDDLTWAVTTLRLDAHDKLNNSSFEKVDSFLSWPNTNRYDLIISNPPFGLRLGKHQQTTEKKYKTVEQFLLTQGIELLTDCGKMIAIVPNGLLYSKSNKGVRQRLIEEDLVEAVISFPGGLFLQSNSPFSVIVISKTKERPGSVLFFPGENYAQPLNNGHYQLMLEDITKDFLRRSVSIQTSDHSRTDEPPFNQLEIDKDSIKSQDYSLDHERYRFEEIEGIELQEIVEVEKGYQSGLIYVSSIFNRNDSFLEKFFRKMGFSQLGEPFDKEGVAKNDYGKIVNQNRSKIQEVLRQVKFISTKDLKNDPYNYSLEIDSVQFRERSHNARIIVDEVVLVTLIGSSLKPTFVSNSEPPFYLHHQLIALKPNPNLVDLDWFINHLHSDSIKRQLALLKKGSGISYLRRQDLLSLKFALPSLKEQKSEMVQATKLYRQIDSLESDIIQQNAYLRHTLAGPVSDLFNAVQNIDEIIREIALEQLPELLQRKLSAKHIFTLENYLEQSKTKAKIIRDTVQRKLSVAQTLEGKKMTNIDLFRFVENYVHVKKDAKPDYEVLFDYDKEGFTDVQGNRYRPKILGNKELLTAMLDNLIDNAVAHAFQNKGNDRIEIFLSTFLEDPTIQTIEILVSNTGNPIDSSLTFDDIKQNGFSFGSGQGQGFGGWFIDQVIRKHKGEWDLIDESGPERLANSDLATSFELKFPISD; from the coding sequence ATGAGCAAATCTGAAAATCTTGAAAATCTTGCCCTAAAGGCCCTGAAGGCTTTTAGGGTGGTTTCCACAAAACCGGATGATGCTTTTCTTCTCCTTTATGTTCTAGGTTGCTTTCGTCATTATGTTAAACTTCAATTTACATCAGAAAAAAGCTCCTATACTTCAGGCCTTGCTCTTTTTCCGAATAGAAATGACCAGGGAGAATTATCCTTCACCCAAACTCGCTTGTTGCTATTGCCAAACTATGAGTTACCTGACTTTTTAAGGGATACCTATAGGATTTTTGAAAGGCGAATCGAGAATTTTCAATTATCAGAATCAAAAGAACTTCTGAAAAAATTAGAAGATCTCTATTTGAATCTACCCCCTGCCCTCTACGCTAAAGCTTTTGAGACTTTACTAGAGAAGATAGTTAAGGGTGTTGAAAGGAAGAGGGGGGAAATAATGCTGCCTTCAGAAATAGCAAAATTCCTGATTAATATTTCAAATCTACATGGGGGCAAAAGAGTGTTTAATCCATTTGCTGGCTTGGGAAGTTTTGGAATCTTCCTGAATGATTCAACCATTAATTATCATGGTCAGGAAATTGATGATTTAACCTGGGCGGTTACTACATTAAGATTGGATGCTCATGATAAGTTAAATAACTCATCATTTGAAAAAGTTGACTCTTTTCTATCCTGGCCTAATACCAATAGATACGATCTCATTATATCCAATCCCCCGTTTGGACTTCGCCTTGGAAAACATCAACAAACGACGGAAAAGAAATACAAAACTGTAGAGCAATTTCTACTCACTCAAGGTATTGAACTTCTTACGGATTGTGGTAAGATGATAGCAATAGTTCCGAATGGGCTTTTATATTCCAAGTCTAACAAAGGTGTCCGTCAGAGACTTATTGAAGAGGATCTAGTCGAAGCTGTTATCTCATTTCCAGGAGGATTATTTCTTCAATCGAATAGCCCTTTTTCAGTAATAGTTATAAGCAAAACAAAGGAGCGACCTGGAAGTGTGCTGTTTTTTCCAGGAGAGAATTATGCGCAACCATTAAACAATGGGCACTACCAATTGATGCTAGAAGATATTACCAAAGATTTTCTTAGAAGATCTGTAAGTATCCAAACTTCCGATCACTCTAGAACTGACGAACCTCCTTTCAATCAATTGGAAATCGACAAAGATTCCATTAAAAGTCAGGATTACTCCCTTGATCACGAACGATATCGATTCGAGGAAATAGAAGGAATTGAACTTCAGGAAATAGTAGAGGTCGAAAAAGGGTATCAATCAGGATTAATTTATGTTTCATCAATCTTTAACCGGAATGATTCTTTTCTTGAAAAATTTTTCAGAAAAATGGGTTTTTCACAACTTGGTGAACCATTTGATAAAGAGGGAGTAGCTAAAAATGATTATGGGAAAATTGTCAATCAGAATCGTTCAAAAATCCAAGAAGTTCTAAGGCAAGTTAAATTCATCTCAACAAAAGACTTAAAAAACGACCCCTATAATTATTCTTTAGAAATCGATTCAGTTCAGTTTCGTGAGCGCTCGCACAACGCAAGGATAATTGTGGATGAAGTAGTTTTAGTGACTTTAATTGGAAGTTCGCTCAAACCTACTTTTGTTTCCAATTCCGAACCTCCTTTTTATCTTCATCATCAGCTAATTGCACTCAAGCCAAATCCAAATTTAGTTGATCTCGATTGGTTTATTAATCATTTGCATTCTGATTCCATTAAAAGACAGTTGGCTTTACTCAAAAAGGGAAGTGGTATTTCTTATCTAAGGCGTCAGGATCTCTTAAGCTTGAAATTCGCTTTACCTAGTCTGAAAGAACAAAAGAGTGAAATGGTTCAGGCTACAAAGTTATATAGGCAAATTGATTCTCTGGAGAGCGATATAATACAACAAAATGCCTACTTACGCCATACGCTGGCAGGACCTGTTTCTGACTTATTTAATGCCGTTCAAAACATTGATGAAATTATTAGAGAAATAGCGCTTGAGCAATTACCTGAATTACTGCAACGAAAACTAAGTGCAAAGCACATTTTTACTTTGGAAAACTATCTGGAACAGTCTAAGACGAAAGCCAAAATTATTCGTGATACAGTTCAGCGCAAATTAAGCGTGGCGCAAACACTCGAGGGAAAGAAAATGACCAACATAGACCTATTCAGGTTTGTGGAAAACTACGTTCACGTTAAAAAAGATGCAAAGCCAGATTATGAAGTTCTATTCGACTATGACAAAGAAGGATTCACAGATGTACAGGGAAATCGATACCGGCCAAAAATATTAGGAAACAAGGAGCTGCTCACTGCGATGCTAGATAATCTTATTGACAATGCGGTAGCACATGCCTTTCAAAATAAAGGAAACGATCGAATCGAAATTTTCTTATCAACATTCTTGGAGGACCCTACAATTCAAACTATCGAAATCCTGGTTTCCAATACAGGAAATCCAATTGATTCAAGCCTTACATTCGATGATATAAAGCAAAACGGATTTAGCTTCGGAAGTGGTCAGGGCCAAGGATTTGGAGGTTGGTTTATAGATCAGGTTATTCGAAAGCATAAAGGAGAGTGGGACCTCATTGACGAATCCGGTCCAGAGAGACTCGCAAATAGTGATTTGGCAACCTCCTTCGAGTTAAAATTTCCAATTAGTGATTAA
- a CDS encoding helix-turn-helix transcriptional regulator, which produces MSINKNAIVRYHKLDECFSNPGKNYGIPELLEACNEALAELKGGSSGISRRQLYDDIAFMESSQGWSIELEKTRDGRRVYYRYADPHFSIRNQMVNPMEAEQLRSAFLVLSRFKGMPQFEWIEEMQIRLEDALGLKGSSKSIVGFETNPYLKGLNYFGRLFNAIINKQSLNIAYQGFRQERPSTFLFFPWYLKQYNSRWFLFGRNKEYDSIVNLALDRIQEIEESSHAFIENTSIDFDEYFEDIIGVTLFENQELTKIRLKVDISLAPYIKTKPLHGSQKIVDQTSNYAIFSIEVLPNKELDSLLLSFGDKIEVLSPDGYREEIYVQLRNSLEHYN; this is translated from the coding sequence ATGTCCATTAATAAAAATGCCATCGTTCGCTACCACAAGTTAGATGAGTGCTTTAGTAATCCTGGAAAAAATTATGGGATTCCGGAATTACTCGAGGCTTGTAATGAAGCCTTGGCCGAACTCAAAGGGGGTAGCAGCGGCATAAGTCGCCGGCAATTATACGATGACATCGCTTTTATGGAATCCTCTCAGGGATGGTCCATTGAACTGGAAAAGACCCGGGATGGGCGACGGGTTTATTATCGGTATGCCGACCCTCATTTTTCCATTAGAAACCAAATGGTAAATCCGATGGAAGCCGAGCAATTGCGCTCTGCTTTTTTAGTGCTTTCAAGGTTTAAGGGCATGCCTCAATTCGAATGGATTGAAGAAATGCAGATTCGCCTAGAGGATGCTCTAGGTTTGAAAGGTTCTTCTAAATCTATTGTAGGATTCGAGACGAATCCATACCTGAAAGGCTTAAATTACTTTGGGCGTTTATTTAATGCAATAATCAACAAACAATCTTTGAATATAGCGTATCAGGGATTTCGGCAGGAGAGACCTTCTACATTCCTATTCTTCCCTTGGTATTTAAAACAATATAATAGTCGGTGGTTTCTTTTTGGGCGTAACAAGGAATACGACTCTATTGTAAATCTCGCTTTAGACAGGATTCAGGAAATAGAGGAATCCTCACATGCCTTTATTGAGAACACCTCTATTGATTTCGATGAATATTTTGAGGACATTATTGGTGTAACCTTATTTGAAAACCAGGAATTAACAAAAATCCGACTTAAAGTTGATATCTCCCTGGCTCCATATATCAAAACAAAACCGTTACATGGCTCACAGAAAATAGTTGACCAAACAAGTAACTATGCCATCTTTTCTATAGAGGTTTTGCCTAATAAAGAGTTAGATAGCCTTCTTCTATCTTTTGGTGACAAAATTGAGGTACTCAGCCCTGATGGATACAGAGAAGAAATCTATGTCCAATTAAGAAACAGCCTAGAACATTATAACTAG
- a CDS encoding DUF2188 domain-containing protein yields MPKGTTSRSWIDILIELAEVFFKSARQNKRGRTWHQHVVPYKDRWAVRREGNKRITSKHLRQDTAIRKARRLARKYKADVIIHRSDGSIRDRISYD; encoded by the coding sequence ATGCCCAAAGGCACTACGTCCCGCTCCTGGATCGACATATTAATCGAACTCGCAGAGGTCTTTTTTAAAAGCGCCCGCCAGAACAAACGGGGGAGGACCTGGCACCAGCATGTGGTGCCCTATAAAGACAGGTGGGCCGTCAGGCGGGAGGGCAACAAACGCATCACCTCCAAACACCTGCGTCAGGACACCGCTATTCGCAAGGCCAGGCGACTGGCCAGGAAGTACAAGGCGGATGTGATCATCCACCGGTCGGATGGCAGTATACGCGATCGGATCAGCTATGATTAA
- a CDS encoding DUF6090 family protein, protein MIKFFRKIRQRLLAENKFSRYLLYAVGEIFLVVIGILIALQINNWNEGLKERATEQSILKQLHSEYQSNLAQLDEKIFMRNEALEASYFLLEQIDHPANIEENAIYDAFWKLVRDPTFDPIVNDIVGSSNLRLIRNDSLVRLLSNWSSEVYQVQELELQYQKFRSEILAPAYNRLGVSRNVNDAVWKDGYSPPEALDKKNSVKLTIDQSPRPMDLREVLKDVELEGMIAQAITYHQVTNIQSGTLRDRILEMLELMEGEID, encoded by the coding sequence ATGATCAAATTCTTCCGAAAAATCCGCCAAAGGCTCCTGGCCGAGAACAAATTCAGCAGGTATTTGCTTTATGCCGTTGGCGAGATCTTCCTGGTCGTCATCGGGATTTTGATTGCCCTGCAGATTAACAACTGGAACGAGGGCCTGAAGGAACGGGCAACGGAACAGTCCATACTAAAACAGTTGCACAGCGAATACCAAAGCAACCTGGCGCAGCTGGATGAGAAGATTTTTATGCGCAACGAGGCGCTGGAAGCGAGCTACTTCCTGCTGGAACAGATCGACCACCCTGCAAACATCGAAGAAAATGCGATATACGATGCCTTCTGGAAGCTCGTCAGGGACCCTACCTTCGACCCGATTGTGAACGATATCGTGGGAAGCAGCAACCTCCGCCTGATCCGGAACGATTCCCTGGTGCGGCTGTTGTCGAACTGGTCTTCGGAGGTCTACCAGGTACAGGAACTGGAACTGCAGTACCAGAAATTCCGCTCGGAAATCCTGGCGCCCGCCTACAACCGGCTGGGGGTCTCCAGGAATGTCAACGACGCCGTGTGGAAGGATGGTTATTCCCCCCCGGAAGCCCTCGACAAAAAAAATTCCGTCAAGCTGACCATCGACCAATCACCCAGGCCCATGGACCTCCGGGAGGTGCTCAAAGACGTCGAACTCGAGGGCATGATTGCCCAGGCCATCACCTACCACCAGGTAACCAACATCCAATCCGGGACGCTTCGCGACCGCATTCTGGAAATGCTCGAATTGATGGAGGGGGAGATAGACTGA
- a CDS encoding nuclear transport factor 2 family protein, giving the protein MKKALLIVVLLGLTMAYGQSKKNGTIYIEHPAIETVNALVDAFVAGDSAAVAGFLHEDFRAFNGSTPNKDAKGATKEQYLGRVNFWKNNISYLSIEPLQGSYPDALEYKDGALWVQNWSQLKGVHNGSGVKIDVPIHRMYRLKDGKVDLEISYHNERIYREIGESFQDRENGTIYNHHDNINSVRRMMHAFEHDDFETAYSFFDEKARFSSLEMERGESMSLEEAKARNEEIWETFDITSIDVVGYPDYLEYDLRDGKVVQSWWNIRMTRKADGHKIVMPALYIHDFNDEGKITRSSAYLSTKWLDAPAE; this is encoded by the coding sequence ATGAAAAAAGCACTGCTTATCGTTGTCCTGCTGGGCCTGACCATGGCCTATGGACAATCCAAAAAAAACGGGACGATTTATATCGAACACCCGGCCATTGAAACCGTCAACGCCCTGGTCGACGCCTTTGTAGCGGGAGACAGCGCGGCCGTGGCGGGATTCCTCCACGAAGATTTCCGGGCCTTTAACGGTTCTACGCCGAACAAAGACGCCAAAGGCGCAACCAAAGAACAATACCTGGGACGCGTCAACTTCTGGAAAAACAACATCTCTTACCTCAGCATCGAACCGTTGCAGGGGTCCTACCCGGATGCCCTGGAATACAAGGACGGAGCCCTCTGGGTACAGAACTGGAGCCAGCTAAAAGGGGTCCATAACGGCTCCGGGGTCAAGATCGACGTGCCCATCCACCGGATGTACCGGCTGAAGGACGGGAAGGTGGACCTGGAGATCAGTTACCACAACGAGCGAATATACCGGGAAATTGGCGAGAGTTTCCAGGACCGCGAAAACGGGACTATCTACAACCACCACGACAATATCAACAGTGTCCGCCGGATGATGCACGCTTTTGAGCACGACGATTTTGAGACGGCTTATAGTTTCTTTGACGAGAAGGCCCGGTTTAGCAGCCTGGAAATGGAGCGGGGGGAATCGATGTCCCTGGAAGAAGCCAAGGCACGGAATGAGGAAATCTGGGAAACCTTTGACATTACGAGTATCGACGTGGTGGGATACCCCGATTACCTGGAGTACGACCTGCGCGACGGTAAGGTGGTACAGAGCTGGTGGAATATCCGGATGACGCGAAAAGCCGACGGCCACAAAATCGTGATGCCCGCCCTGTATATCCACGATTTCAATGACGAGGGGAAAATTACCCGTTCCAGTGCCTACCTGAGCACGAAATGGCTGGATGCCCCGGCTGAATAA
- a CDS encoding S9 family peptidase — translation MKYYLFPVLLLFLAACKTEPAPPQPPIAEKSPEQLEIHGDTRTDDYFWMRLSDAQKNAEDPDEQTARVLDYLRAENNYLEAVMQPTEALQDSLYEEIVGRMAPDDASVPVTLNGYSYYIRYEEGNQYPLYCRKSLEEGAEEEILLNGPEMAEGKAYFSIGEREVSENNQWLAFSVDTVSRRQYTVYFKNLQTGEVRDERIENAQGITWANDNKTVFYGKKDPETLRIFQVYKHVLGTDPATDELVYEETDPTFQSFVYKSRSRDYLLLISSHSEWTEYRYLDANTPDGDWQLFQPREKGLIHYVDHIGDRFVIRTNLEAPNYRLMYCGEDATGKSAWEDFIPYNPEVLFQGMDHFENFSVLGERKDGLVQLHVIDRRDMSEYYIDFEDAAYRVYTTGNPEYNTDVLRFEYSSFSTPTVVYDYDMATRERTVMKQDEVLGGSFDPANYQTERIMAEARDGAQIPVSIVYRKGTPKSAETPLLLYGYGSYGSNQDASFSYPLISLLDRGFTFAIAHIRGSQTLGRQWYEDGKLLNKKNTFYDFIDSGKYLVELGYTSPDHLYAQGGSAGGLLMGAVVNMAPELWNGVIAAVPFVDVISTMLDESIPLTTFEFDEWGNPKDPEYYEYIKSYSPYDNVERKEYPHMLVTTGYWDSQVQYWEPAKWVAKLRDYKTDDNVLLLDTNMDVGHGGASGRFERYRRTALMYAFLLQLERGGF, via the coding sequence ATGAAATACTACCTGTTTCCCGTATTGCTGCTGTTTCTGGCAGCCTGCAAAACCGAACCGGCACCCCCCCAGCCCCCGATAGCCGAAAAATCCCCGGAACAACTAGAAATACACGGCGACACGCGCACGGACGACTACTTCTGGATGCGCCTGAGCGATGCCCAGAAAAACGCGGAGGATCCGGACGAGCAAACCGCCAGGGTCCTGGACTACCTCCGGGCGGAAAACAACTATCTGGAGGCTGTAATGCAGCCGACAGAGGCCTTGCAGGACAGCCTGTACGAGGAAATCGTGGGGCGGATGGCCCCGGACGACGCCTCGGTACCGGTAACCCTCAATGGGTATAGCTATTACATCCGGTATGAAGAAGGCAACCAGTATCCGCTCTACTGCCGGAAATCCCTGGAGGAAGGGGCCGAGGAGGAAATCCTGCTGAATGGTCCGGAAATGGCCGAAGGCAAGGCGTACTTCAGCATCGGGGAACGGGAAGTCAGCGAAAACAACCAGTGGCTGGCATTTTCGGTGGACACCGTCTCGCGCAGGCAGTACACCGTTTATTTCAAGAACCTGCAAACCGGGGAGGTCCGGGACGAGCGAATCGAAAATGCCCAGGGCATCACCTGGGCCAATGACAACAAGACCGTATTCTACGGCAAGAAGGATCCGGAAACGCTGCGGATTTTCCAGGTTTACAAACACGTCCTGGGCACGGACCCCGCCACGGACGAATTGGTTTATGAAGAAACCGACCCCACCTTCCAGAGCTTTGTTTACAAGAGCCGGTCGCGCGACTACCTGTTGCTGATCTCGTCCCACTCGGAGTGGACCGAATACCGCTACCTGGATGCGAATACCCCGGACGGGGACTGGCAATTGTTCCAGCCGCGGGAAAAGGGGTTGATCCATTACGTGGACCATATCGGCGACCGTTTTGTGATCCGCACGAACCTGGAGGCCCCGAATTACCGCCTGATGTACTGTGGGGAAGACGCTACCGGAAAATCGGCCTGGGAGGACTTTATCCCGTACAACCCGGAGGTCCTCTTCCAGGGCATGGACCATTTTGAGAACTTCTCGGTCCTCGGGGAGCGGAAAGACGGGCTTGTGCAATTGCACGTGATCGACCGGCGGGACATGTCCGAGTACTACATCGATTTTGAGGATGCGGCGTACCGGGTATACACTACCGGCAACCCAGAATACAACACGGACGTACTGCGGTTTGAATATTCGAGTTTTTCAACCCCGACCGTCGTCTACGATTACGACATGGCCACCCGGGAGCGGACCGTCATGAAACAGGACGAGGTGCTGGGCGGCAGCTTCGACCCCGCCAATTACCAGACGGAGCGCATTATGGCAGAGGCCCGGGACGGGGCGCAGATCCCGGTATCCATCGTCTACCGCAAGGGTACGCCCAAGAGTGCGGAGACCCCGTTACTGCTCTACGGCTATGGATCGTACGGTTCCAACCAGGACGCCTCCTTCAGCTATCCGCTGATCAGCCTGCTGGACCGCGGCTTTACTTTTGCAATCGCACATATCCGGGGCAGCCAGACCCTGGGGCGGCAATGGTACGAGGATGGAAAACTCCTGAACAAAAAGAACACTTTCTACGACTTTATCGACAGCGGGAAGTACCTGGTGGAACTGGGGTATACGTCCCCGGACCACCTGTACGCCCAAGGGGGCAGCGCTGGCGGCCTGTTGATGGGCGCCGTGGTGAATATGGCCCCGGAACTGTGGAACGGGGTGATTGCCGCCGTTCCGTTTGTGGATGTGATCTCCACGATGCTGGACGAATCCATCCCGCTCACCACTTTTGAGTTTGACGAGTGGGGCAACCCGAAAGACCCGGAGTACTACGAATACATCAAATCTTATTCCCCTTACGACAATGTGGAGCGGAAGGAGTACCCGCATATGCTGGTTACCACAGGCTACTGGGATAGCCAGGTACAGTACTGGGAACCCGCCAAATGGGTGGCCAAGCTGCGGGACTATAAAACGGACGACAACGTGCTGCTGCTGGACACAAACATGGACGTGGGGCACGGCGGGGCATCCGGACGTTTTGAACGCTACCGGCGCACGGCCCTGATGTACGCCTTCCTGCTGCAGCTGGAGCGGGGCGGGTTCTAG
- a CDS encoding response regulator, whose protein sequence is MISPAKPTQDNPPSPPRSILLVDDDEMSLFVNRVVVRRTFPDATVSQLLSAGDALEQLLDPGKTLPDLLIMDVNMPVMDAWDFMEALSGAERDLSGMKLYFLTAEVQPSDQARIEKYDLQDAMRVKPLSEAMLAEMVH, encoded by the coding sequence GTGATCTCACCTGCCAAACCAACCCAGGATAACCCCCCGTCTCCGCCCCGGTCCATCCTCCTGGTGGACGACGACGAAATGAGCCTGTTTGTAAACCGGGTGGTGGTGCGTCGCACGTTCCCGGACGCCACCGTCAGCCAATTGCTCTCGGCCGGGGATGCCCTGGAGCAACTCCTCGATCCTGGGAAGACTTTGCCGGACCTGCTGATCATGGATGTCAACATGCCCGTGATGGATGCCTGGGATTTTATGGAAGCCCTTTCCGGGGCGGAGCGGGACCTCAGCGGGATGAAACTCTATTTCCTGACCGCAGAAGTGCAGCCATCCGACCAGGCCCGTATTGAAAAATACGACCTGCAGGATGCTATGCGGGTGAAGCCGTTAAGCGAAGCAATGCTCGCTGAGATGGTGCATTAG
- a CDS encoding response regulator, which produces MKTLEKTCIVDDDPILVYGMKLMMKQVEFCEEILVFNNGQEAIDGLLDMLNRGEALPSVIFLDLNMPVMDGWDFLESFVKIPNNNTERVTIYVVSSSINPADEQRAREYEVVGNYFVKPITELDLTGILQSA; this is translated from the coding sequence ATGAAAACACTGGAAAAAACCTGTATCGTAGACGACGACCCGATCCTGGTCTATGGGATGAAACTCATGATGAAGCAGGTAGAATTTTGCGAGGAAATCCTGGTATTTAACAACGGGCAGGAAGCCATAGACGGGCTGCTGGATATGCTCAACCGGGGAGAGGCCTTGCCATCGGTCATCTTCCTGGACCTGAATATGCCGGTGATGGACGGTTGGGATTTCCTCGAGTCTTTTGTCAAGATCCCCAACAACAATACGGAACGGGTTACCATATACGTGGTCAGCTCCTCGATCAACCCCGCCGACGAACAGCGGGCGCGGGAATACGAGGTAGTGGGCAACTATTTCGTAAAGCCCATAACTGAATTAGACCTGACCGGCATCCTCCAATCCGCATAA
- a CDS encoding PAS domain-containing protein has product MILNDLLLLQAPIPIAALDQDLKFQGFSEAWHNQFRTDRSTKGSRIAEVFPDMPEELFLDLSYCREGLERSNDRIFYRHADGKIAWYSWKMSPLAADGPMPGGILLVLEDITDQMRDRDLFEKMERVARIGTWEVDMVKNQIFWSPNLRALHEVPPDYEPVMEEVIKFYKEGASKDLVLKVLDENVRTGEPWDIEVQLITAKGREIWVRGIGEVDMHNGKCIRIRGTMQDIDKRKKARLEFKKVSERLNIAKEGAEIGIWDFDVVGQEVAWDERMHDIFGIEAKKFESIFAAWQAALHPDDREWVRERMGRDLQSAGKFQMDYRIVRPDGETRWIHDEGNIVRDPDGKPLQVIGAAWDVTRQKMAEEEMKKLLNTTVSQNESLLNFAHIVSHNLRSHATNLSMITQFLLEDRIAESERKNALQMLAGAANGLNDSITHLNEVVQVQTGNQEAHRPVNLFAAAHKAETELAALLQAEGVRLDVDIDMGLEVMGIPAYLDSLFLNMITNGMKYRDPEKESFIRIGATVENGRCRMDFTDNGLGIDLQRHGAKLFGMYKTFHKHKDSRGIGLFITKNQVEAMGGKITVSSQPGAGTTFSVILNTTDNT; this is encoded by the coding sequence ATGATACTCAACGACTTGCTGCTACTCCAGGCGCCGATCCCCATCGCCGCCCTGGACCAGGACCTGAAATTCCAGGGTTTCTCCGAGGCCTGGCACAACCAGTTCCGGACGGACCGGAGCACCAAAGGGTCCCGGATTGCAGAAGTCTTCCCCGATATGCCGGAGGAGCTCTTCCTGGACCTCTCCTATTGCCGGGAGGGACTCGAGCGATCCAACGACAGGATATTCTACCGCCATGCCGACGGTAAAATTGCCTGGTATTCCTGGAAAATGTCCCCCCTGGCCGCCGATGGCCCGATGCCCGGAGGCATCCTCCTGGTCCTTGAGGATATTACCGATCAGATGCGGGACCGCGACCTTTTTGAAAAAATGGAGCGGGTAGCCAGGATCGGGACCTGGGAGGTAGACATGGTGAAGAATCAGATTTTCTGGTCGCCGAACTTGCGGGCGCTGCACGAGGTACCCCCGGATTATGAACCGGTTATGGAGGAGGTAATCAAGTTTTACAAAGAAGGGGCCAGTAAGGACCTGGTGCTCAAGGTGCTGGACGAGAATGTCCGTACCGGGGAGCCCTGGGATATTGAAGTGCAGCTCATCACCGCCAAAGGACGGGAAATTTGGGTCCGGGGGATTGGCGAGGTAGATATGCATAACGGCAAGTGTATCCGGATTCGCGGAACCATGCAGGATATCGACAAACGAAAAAAAGCCCGGCTTGAATTCAAAAAAGTGAGCGAGCGCCTGAATATAGCCAAAGAGGGTGCTGAAATCGGTATTTGGGATTTTGACGTCGTTGGGCAGGAGGTTGCCTGGGACGAGCGCATGCACGACATATTCGGCATTGAAGCGAAAAAGTTTGAAAGCATTTTTGCCGCCTGGCAGGCAGCCTTGCACCCGGATGACCGGGAGTGGGTCAGGGAAAGAATGGGCCGCGACCTGCAATCTGCCGGGAAGTTCCAGATGGACTACCGCATTGTACGGCCGGATGGGGAAACCCGGTGGATCCACGACGAGGGAAACATTGTCAGGGACCCCGATGGGAAGCCCCTGCAGGTAATCGGCGCCGCCTGGGATGTCACCCGGCAAAAAATGGCCGAGGAGGAGATGAAAAAACTCCTGAATACCACCGTCAGCCAGAATGAGAGCCTGTTGAATTTTGCGCATATCGTATCGCACAACCTGCGGTCTCACGCTACCAACCTGTCGATGATCACCCAATTCCTCCTGGAGGACAGGATCGCCGAATCCGAACGTAAGAACGCTTTGCAAATGCTCGCCGGGGCTGCAAACGGGTTGAACGATTCAATTACCCACCTGAACGAGGTGGTACAAGTGCAGACGGGCAATCAGGAAGCACATCGGCCCGTAAACTTGTTTGCCGCTGCCCACAAAGCGGAAACCGAACTAGCCGCTTTGTTGCAGGCCGAAGGAGTCCGGCTGGACGTCGATATAGATATGGGGCTGGAAGTTATGGGCATCCCGGCTTACCTGGACAGCCTGTTTCTGAATATGATCACAAACGGGATGAAATACCGCGACCCGGAGAAAGAGAGCTTTATCCGGATCGGGGCCACCGTCGAAAACGGACGGTGCCGCATGGATTTCACCGACAATGGCCTGGGTATTGACCTGCAGCGTCACGGGGCCAAGCTCTTTGGCATGTACAAGACTTTCCACAAACACAAGGACAGCCGGGGAATCGGGCTGTTTATCACCAAAAACCAGGTAGAGGCCATGGGCGGGAAAATTACCGTGTCCAGCCAGCCGGGCGCAGGCACCACGTTCAGCGTCATACTCAATACAACCGACAATACATGA